In Desulfomonilia bacterium, the genomic window TGGGCGTCTTTACCCTTTGATTCGACATACTTCCTTGTCTTTGAAAGATATTCCCAGGCCTTGCGGTCTTCTTCATGCCCTATCCAGATGGAAAAGTTGTGGTTTATCCATGAGCCGGTGAACAGGTTTTCCAGAGTCTGCCTGTCAGGGTTTGCTGCAAGATAGGATGAAAACGTATCCGTTACGATATTCTGAGACCCGCTGAGCCCCTGATACAGTTCCCTCAGAAAGCCTTCACCCCCGTCCGGATAGTATTCCCACGGGTTTTCACCGTCCAGAATAACAGACACGAACGGATTGAACGGATAGGTCCTCGCACCCTTTCTTATGTCTTCAAGATGCGAAATAAAGTTGGCAGCCGCCGTGCTTGAAGCGTTTTTAGAATATACGAATCCTATCATGTCCGAAAGGTCCCTGTCCCTGAAGAACATATCTACCGATGATGAGCCTTGTACGACCTTGTAGGGCCTGAATAGCTTCACGCCTGTCCTTTGCTCCCTCAGGCTCAGGAAGAGGATGTCTTCGTCGGTTGCAGCCCATTTTATACCGTAGCGGGAGAGTATCTCCATCATTTCCGGGCACACGGAGCCTTCCGGCGGCCACAACCCGTCAGGGCTGTCGCCGAAAACCTTTTTATATAAATCAATCGATTTTTCTATCTGCGCATCGAGGTCTTCGGGGTGGGAGAACCCCTCTTCGGGAAGCCTCGTTTCCATGCACCTGTGCGCATATCCGACATTCATCAAGAGTGGGCTTATCGGGTGATAGAAAGGAGACGTCGTTATTTCAATCTGCCCCCTGTCTCTGGCGTCCCTGTAAAGCGGAATTATCTTTGCGAGCATCTTCATGTGGAAATCGAGTACGTATTTCTTGTCGTATTCCCCGAATTGCCTGCCCTTTTTGATGAGCTCGGCGATGCCCGGGTCCTTCCTTCCGGTGAATCCTATCCACGTAAGGTTGAACAGTACCTGCAGATCCATTATGTCCTGGTTGCTGAAATCTCTGGCAAATTCGTCAGTCTTTTTCCCGGCCTTTTTCCTAAGCAGTTCCTCATACCTGCTGAAAGGGGTAATCATGGTTGCCTGATTGCAGGAGAAAAACCTTTGAAGTATCTGCTTCTTCTCATCCGGGGAAAGTTCGGCGGGCTTTCTTCCTGAAAGCACGAAGTCTATATCGGTCTGGTTGTTTTCAGTGTAGTCCAGAAGTTGTGATATCAGCGACGGTACCAGATTGAACGTGCATTTCACATCCGGGAAATCATCGAGCACGGAAATCATGTCGTAATATCCCCTGACGGCATGAAGCCTCACCCAGGGCATAAGGAAAGACCCGGTAAGCGGATCCCTGTAATACGGCTGGTGCATGTGCCAAAGGAATCCGACAGTAATCTTGTTCATTACTTACTCCTGATAGCGAAAAATCAATCTTATGATAATCCCGAGGTCAATTGAGTGGTAGCGGCGAAGGGATTTGAACCCCTGACCCGGCGCGTATGAGACGCCTGCTCTACCAACTGAGCTACGCCGCCACGAAGACCCCTTCTACTTAAGTCGTCTTTTTTTGTCAACAACTTTAGCCTTGTTTTGAGATACTGGAAAGAAGGATGTAGAGCGCACTCAAAGCATATCTGAGAATATAAAAAACTTACCTTGGCAATCAATTTTAGGAACACAGGCCAGGCCAATCAGGTCAATCCGGTTCATCCCCGCGTGTGCGGGGAACATATCTTGACACCCTTGCCAATGATCGTTTTGTCCGGTTCATCCCCGCGTGTGCGGGGAACATTTGATTGGCAAGGTCATAACCCAGAAGCTCGTCGGTTCATCCCCGCGTGTGCGGGGAACATATCTGGATCATCAATCCACTCATCAACAATTTCGGTTCATCCCCGCGTGTGCGGGGAACATATCACAGTAACGCCCGGAGGATCCAATGCACGCGGTTCATCCCCGCGTGTGCGGGGAACATTTACCCGCAAATTACAGAGCATTCCCGGCGAACGGTTCATCCCCGCGTGTGCGGGGAACATAAATTAACAATCCCGAAGAAGTTTTAGTTCAACGGTTCATCCCCGCGTGTGCGGGGAACATAATGCCCCTGAGAATTCATGTTTATCGTGGCACGGTTCATCCCCGCGTGTGCGGGGAACATTTTTAAAATCGGCGTCCGTGACATTGCGGAAACGGTTCATCCCCGCGTGTGCGGGGAACATATTTTTTCAAGGCATTATCGGTAGCGGGAACTCGGTTCATCCCCGCGTGTGCGGGGAACATTAATGGTACCAGTATTTACGATTCAGGAAATACCGGTTCATCCCCGCGTGTGCGGGGAACATGATATACAGCATTGCCCTGAATTAGCGCCAGGCGGTTCATCCCCGCGTGTGCGGGGAACATGATTACAGGCTCACTTATGGCATCTTTAACAACGGTTCATCCCCGCGTGTGCGGGGAACATGCATTGAATGTAAACCATTCATGCGGCCTGGGCGGTTCATCCCCGCGTGTGCGGGGAACATTCCTGATCCGAATGCCCCCTGCGGAAACGGAGCGGTTCATCCCCGCGTGTGCGGGGAACATGCAGGCAACAAGCTCTTATAATTCTATGGCAACGGTTCATCCCCGCGTGTGCGGGGAACATCATTGCGAGCTGAATATATATCTCGTTCTTGTCGGTTCATCCCCGCGTGTGCGGGGAACATATCGGGATCGCCATTCTGGCCGAATTTCCAATCGGTTCATCCCCGCGTGTGCGGGGAACATATGTCACGGACGCCGATTTTAAAAAGAAATATCGGTTCATCCCCGCGTGTGCGGGGAACATTCCCAGGGTATCTTTAACATCCTCCATCCTGGCGGTTCATCCCCGCGTGTGCGGGGAACATGCCAGGGTCAATGTATTTAACCGCGGCAATTTCGGTTCATCCCCGCGTGTGCGGGGAACATTCAACAGGGACACCGGATGATGTGAACAACCGCGGTTCATCCCCGCGTGTGCGGGGAACATGTCACGATTAAAGGAATGATTATCAGGACAGCCGGTTCATCCCCGCGTGTGCGGGGAACATAAAGAAACGCTCACAATCAGGGTTACCTATGGCGGTTCATCCCCGCGTGTGCGGGGAACATGACGCCAAGGCCGTGCCGTTTCCGCTGTCTGTCGGTTCATCCCCGCGTGTGCGGGGAACATACAGATACCGGAATCAGTATTTATGATTCTGGCGGTTCATCCCCGCGTGTGCGGGGAACATCAATTGAGCCAGATAGCTGCCGGGAGGAATATCGGTTCATCCCCGCGTGTGCGGGGAACATATAGAGAGCGACCTGTTTGCTGCGGCTGATGCCGGTTCATCCCCGCGTGTGCGGGGAACATATTGTGCAGGATTCTCATATCCGTTTTGATACCGGTTCATCCCCGCGTGTGCGGGGAACATGTCAATTCGGTATCCATATCCGTACTATCAATCGGTTCATCCCCGCGTGTGCGGGGAACATCCAAGGAAGAATGTCTCGATCTGCCGGATAAACGGTTCATCCCCGCGTGTGCGGGGAACATTGTCTGGCGATTAAGGCCCACTGTGACAGTGGCGGTTCATCCCCGCGTGTGCGGGGAACATTCATAGCCTATGGAAACAGATTCTATGCTGCCCGGTTCATCCCCGCGTGTGCGGGGAACATATGGCATATCCAGCAGCTCCGGCCAGGGCCACCGGTTCATCCCCGCGTGTGCGGGGAACATGGTGCTGTATCGTGATGGGTTTGACTACAGGCTGGTTCATCCCCGCGTGTGCGGGGAACATAAAAGTCTGGATGAGCACGGAGCATTTGGTCTCGGTTCATCCCCGCGTGTGCGGGGAACATTCTATCCTGTAGGATTCAAAATCCGAGATGACCGGTTCATCCCCGCGTGTGCGGGGAACATTAGGAGCTGTCGCTTTCGAGTACGAGAGGGGTCGGTTCATCCCCGCGTGTGCGGGGAACATGCTGATCTGGACTGGATATTACAGCCTAACAACGGTTCATCCCCGCGTGTGCGGGGAACATCCGGGGCCGATGCGCCTATACTGGCGGCCGGCCGGTTCATCCCCGCGTGTGCGGGGAACATTTGATTGGTTGGCAGTTAATTTCCGTTTATCTCGGTTCATCCCCGCGTGTGCGGGGAACATAAAACCATATAACATTACTGATTTTTCCCTGCCGGTTCATCCCCGCGTGTGCGGGGAACATTTCCCAGCGCGCATATTCGTTGCCATCAATTTCGGTTCATCCCCGCGTGTGCGGGGAACATTGCTTTACTATCAAGGAAAATGCCGCCTGGGCCGGTTCATCCCCGCGTGTGCGGGGAACATGGACATATTCGGTCGTGTAGGTATCAATGCCGCGGTTCATCCCCGCGTGTGCGGGGAACATGAGGTCGGCGATATGATACATTCCATCCTTAGCGGTTCATCCCCGCGTGTGCGGGGAACATGAATACTGTGAACGTCAAAGGCGAGGTGTTCTGGGTTCATCCCCGCGTGTGCGGGGAACATGTCTGCATTTGCTGCAGCAGCCTTAGCGTTTTCGGTTCATCCCCGCGTGTGCGGGGAACATGTATGTGACTGGCTCGCCAGCCAGTTCCTTTACGGTTCATCCCCGCGTGTGCGGGGAACATTGGTGATTACTACATCAATCATTTTGTATCTCCGGTTCATCCCCGCGTGTGCGGGGAACATCAGAGGCAGAAGACATTTCCGATAACGCTCTGCGGTTCATCCCCGCGTGTGCGGGGAACATCATCCGACTGCTAGGCAGGGTGGCCCCCTCGTCGGTTCATCCCCGCGTGTGCGGGGAACATATCCATTTCCTCTGCGCTGGCGAGCGCAATGACGGTTCATCCCCGCGTGTGCGGGGAACATGTATGCCCGCATAATGCTCACAGGCACGACCGTCGGTTCATCCCCGCGTGTGCGGGGAACATTGTTATCTATCCACCAACGGGCCGAGGAATTTCGGTTCATCCCCGCGTGTGCGGGGAACATCCTCACGTGGGTATGATGGGACGTGGCGAAGGCGGTTCATCCCCGCGTGTGCGGGGAACATACAAGAAAAACGGCAAGCGCCTGGAGTTCGACCGGTTCATCCCCGCGTGTGCGGGGAACATGCAGCCATTTCATTGGCTATATTCTGAAATATCGGTTCATCCCCGCGTGTGCGGGGAACATCAGAGGATCAAGGATCAGGCGACAGACAACTACGGTTCATCCCCGCGTGTGCGGGGAACATTGGTAAACTGTATTGTTGCCGATCCGCCTATACGGTTCATCCCCGCGTGTGCGGGGAACATTTTCAACTTCATTGCTGTATGTCATCAGGGAGCGGTTCATCCCCGCGTGTGCGGGGAACATCTTCTCTGTTGCAATACAATAGCCGCTGACCTCGGTTCATCCCC contains:
- a CDS encoding glycoside hydrolase family 57 protein — translated: MNKITVGFLWHMHQPYYRDPLTGSFLMPWVRLHAVRGYYDMISVLDDFPDVKCTFNLVPSLISQLLDYTENNQTDIDFVLSGRKPAELSPDEKKQILQRFFSCNQATMITPFSRYEELLRKKAGKKTDEFARDFSNQDIMDLQVLFNLTWIGFTGRKDPGIAELIKKGRQFGEYDKKYVLDFHMKMLAKIIPLYRDARDRGQIEITTSPFYHPISPLLMNVGYAHRCMETRLPEEGFSHPEDLDAQIEKSIDLYKKVFGDSPDGLWPPEGSVCPEMMEILSRYGIKWAATDEDILFLSLREQRTGVKLFRPYKVVQGSSSVDMFFRDRDLSDMIGFVYSKNASSTAAANFISHLEDIRKGARTYPFNPFVSVILDGENPWEYYPDGGEGFLRELYQGLSGSQNIVTDTFSSYLAANPDRQTLENLFTGSWINHNFSIWIGHEEDRKAWEYLSKTRKYVESKGKDAHKLSWEEIYIAEGSDWFWWFGDEFTILNKGDFDRLFRLHLRNCYELHGDVPPSYLFKSIITPYDISPQKEPSGFVRPVIDGFVTHFYEWRKAGVYLTRPESSSMYRHSGYIHKILYGFDEQHLYFKLETAALPINALVKICFVLDKPVNVILNLAERRMTLQTEGVTGITGGETGKMAVGDSIELGISFSALGLKPHDKIRFYFILMESGIEIERHPSSGLLALEVPGEDFERKMWYV